One genomic region from Lycorma delicatula isolate Av1 chromosome 9, ASM4794821v1, whole genome shotgun sequence encodes:
- the LOC142330646 gene encoding uncharacterized protein LOC142330646 produces the protein MSGQIIDVDTANAVFDESITGKEFHTHYPYASTTFNNSDEIRIPVQQQDVYTLPCESYLLINGTYSDANGVSDSTLKLCNNFGAFLFDEIRYEIAGQEVDRVRNVGITSTMKNALSLRNFEKDSIFMHGWSSDGVEDIQPVNGVYIDGESAKFKVLLPLKMLLGFFEDYNKILLNVKQELILLRASTNNNAVVVPAGKTFTFTITKISWKIPYVNVSDEKRLSLLRLVDKDEPILMMFRKWNLYEYPTLPISKDVIWTVKTTTQVEKPHYVIIGFQTSRKGDATKRASNFDTISLNNIRLYLNSVYYPYEHIQGDSIILYEMFKSFYRSYYNRNSAAALITPSKYYAMPLIFIDCSKQNDTLKTGAVDIKIEIQTSTNIPDNTTAYCLMISDCIMQYSPLTGTVKNVS, from the coding sequence ATGAGCGGACAGATAATAGACGTTGATACTGCGAACGCGGTATTTGATGAAAGCATTACGGGTAAAGAATTTCATACTCACTATCCTTATGCATCAACTACATTTAATAATAGTGATGAAATAAGAATTCCTGTCCAGCAACAGGATGTATACACGCTTCCGTGCGAAAGTTATTTACTCATCAACGGAACGTATAGTGATGCTAATGGAGTTTCAGATTCAACACTAAAACTATGCAACAATTTTGGCGCGTTTCTTTTCGATGAAATTCGTTATGAAATTGCAGGACAGGAGGTGGATAGGGTGAGAAATGTGGGGATAACTTCAACGATGAAAAATGCTCTATCACTGAGAAACTTcgaaaaagattcaatttttatGCATGGTTGGTCATCGGACGGTGTTGAAGATATCCAACCGGTCAACGGTGTATATATCGATGGTGAATCGGCAAAGTTTAAGGTATTACTTCCGCTGAAGATGCTCTTGGGCttttttgaagattataataAGATACTGCTAAACGTTAAACAGGAACTCATTCTGCTTCGGGCTTCCACTAATAATAATGCTGTTGTCGTTCCAGCTGGAAAAACATTTACCTTCACAATAacgaaaattagttggaaaatacCATATGTTAACGTATCGGATGAAAAACGGTTATCACTTCTTAGACTGGTAGATaaggatgaaccgattttgatgatgtTCCGAAAGTGGAACTTGTACGAATACCCAACTCTACCTATCAGTAAAGATGTAATTTGGACAGTTAAAACAACAACGCAGGTGGAAAAACCTCATTATGTTATCATTGGATTTCAAACATCGAGAAAAGGAGACGCAACAAAAAGAGCTTCGAATTTTGATACCATTTCACTTAATAACATACGCTTGTATCTGAATTCAGTATATTATCCTTATGAACACATTCAAGGAGATAGCATTATATTATACGAAATGTTTAAGAGTTTCTATAGATCTTATTATAACAGGAATTCAGCGGCTGCGTTAATTACCCCATCCAAGTACTATGCTATGCCATTAATCTTTATAGATTGTTCAAAACAAAACGATACTTTGAAAACTGGCGCGGTCGATATTAAAATCGAGATACAAACTTCTACCAACATTCCCGACAACACAACAGCctattgtttgatgataagtgaTTGCATAATGCAATATTCTCCTTTAACTGGCACAGTCAAAAACGTTTCCTAA
- the LOC142330647 gene encoding matrix metalloproteinase-18-like, with amino-acid sequence MIIIYFITFFITTISINADEFDSNKFLLDYGYLKGDNASLTDEKAVKDAVKLFQESFHLPVNGELNSKTIALMREPRCGVPDILPYVVSRIIWRKPELKWHYQRATAEKMKLANIAFDEWAKHTSLSFKHDYYGYDILISDKYGIHTCAKNDKVRCSSKFDGPGGVLAHAFSPNTANTPIEIHIDEEENWNFDPEGKEEKDKTNLLSTLMHEIGHALGVRHSFNKDALMYPLLNKRSNLSEDDILAIQSLYGSKAMTTTAKPVQTTKSTTVPKSSEVITDVCAIKEDDENKIHYLLVNGKVYVIFKKQLWIINIANSSKYDSKNYYRPLEITERLKFLSLDTFKGIDAMYQRPNGEIVLIENHKLFMFNLNTQQLVIGYPRNVCSHFNIGHPCTINGIVNTYTGKTYVIYNEDFVGEINECSFTVARTDLVSNLFPGIPADIDGVTRFNNGLLYFFKNGNYYEYNEFFQKVIRFGTKDHELFGLLCYSNNILKQFTEFIKNI; translated from the exons ATGATTATCATATACTTCATAACGTTTTTTATCACAACAATTTCTATAAATGCAGATGAATTTGattctaataaatttctattgGACTATGGATATCTCAAAGGAGATAATGCAAGCTTAACTGATGAAAAAGCAGTAAAAGATGCCGTAAAACTGTTTCAAGAATCTTTTCATCTTCCGGTTAATGGGGAGTTAAATAGTAAGACCATCGCTTTAATGCGTGAGCCTCGATGCGGTGTACCAGATATATTACCGTATGTAGTTTCAAGAATCATATGGAGAAAACCAGAACTGAAATGGCACTACCAACGAGCAACGGCTGAAAAGATGAAATTAGCTAACATAGCTTTTGATGAATGGGCAAAGCACACATCGTTAAGTTTCAAACATGATTATTACGGATATGATATCCTAATTTCTGACAAATATGGTATCCACACATGTGCCAAAAACGATAAAGTTCGATGCTCGAGCAAATTTGATGGACCTGGAGGTGTTTTGGCGCATGCGTTTTCTCCTAACACTGCTAACACACCCATAGAAATTCACATTGATGAAGAGGAGAATTGGAATTTTGATCCTGAAGGTAAAGAGGAAAAAGACAAAACCAACCTTCTGAGCACGTTGATGCATGAGATTGGTCACGCCTTGGGTGTTCGCCATTCTTTCAATAAAGATGCTCTCATGTACCCTTTACTAAACAAACGTTCAAATTTAAGCGAAGACGATATATTAGCCATTCAGTCGCTTTACGGCAGTAAAGCGATGACAACTACTGCTAAACCTGTTCAAACGACTAAATCTACTACTGTTCCTAAGTCTTCAGAGGTTATTACCGACGTGTGCgcaataaaagaagatgatgagaataaaattcattacttgcTAGTAAATGGTAAAGtttatgtaatattcaaaaaACAGTTATGGATAATAAATATTGCGAACAGCAGTAAATATGatagcaaaaattattatagaccACTTGAAATTACTGAACGATTAAAGTTTCTTTCTTTAGATACATTCAAAGGAATAGATGCGATGTACCAGAGACCGAACGGAGAAatagtattaattgaaaatcataaattgttTATGTTCAATCTTAATACTCAACAGTTGGTCATAGGCTATCCTAGGAATGTATGTTCACACTTTAACATCGGTCATCCTTGTACGATTAATGGTATCGTAAATACATATACTGGAAAAACTTATGTGATTTATAATGAAGATTTTGTGGGGGAGATAAATGAATGTTCATTCACTGTTGCTCGAACAGATCTTGTATCCAATCTGTTTCCTGGAATACCGGCAGATATAGATGGGGTTACTCGTTTTAACAAcggactactttatttttttaagaatggaaaTTATTATGAGTATAATGAATTCTTCCAAAAAGTAATCAGATTTGGAACTAAAGATCATGAGCTTTTTGGTTTGCTATGTTACAGTAACAATATCTTAAAACAGTTCActgaatttatca aaaatatataa
- the LOC142330648 gene encoding uncharacterized protein LOC142330648, with protein MDNKYKRVRLEAVQRMGEFTLIENAFACNLLTYYYKNDNDVCSDVWLALQNASEHIVLILTESLARYGSVKFNILIELTYKKPMTGDIKDVGFKTNNFDIYSINDIDNAIQNATEQLLEEEASFEGKQSGWTLITLDGILVRVNKFRPLRGSCYIPLPSKFQQKHAVINIKNEDEFCFKWSILCRFVKGTHRERVDMRYKTLLDKFEFHGITFPTPLGEIKIFEEKNNVSVNVYSFDEKGIIFPVKVIPVRDHCHLTGKYRAALCNKCNLQRRNQTFLPVFLHNSSNYDSHFIVKELGYDEKRINLIPNTTEKYISFTKTIDELHLVTRKGVYPYEYTSSWEVLEDTQLPPKEKFYSSLTGENIDENDYIHAKTVWSHFNIKNLGEYSDLYLKCDVLLLADVFENFRLLCLREYGLDCAYYFTLPGFSFDAMLYKTRVSLELITDYDIYLFLERGIRGGISVCVKKYAKANNPYIPEEYDNKLPHTYLAYLDANNLYGWAMSQHLPKQSFRWVEKEIQQSIADSILSFKDDGIIGFIFEVDVEYPEFLHNTHSDLPFLPINEVPPFSSHTKLVTTLKTKNNYICHYVNLKQAIRNGLRVTKVHKILQFIQSPWLKSYINLNTINRQSATNDFEKDLFKLMNNAVFGKCMENVRKRINLELVSSEKRLMKLIAKPTFKDRIIYNENLCAVQCTKEKIKLDKPLYVGLSVLELSKTLMYNFHYNIMKKKYRSKINLLYMDTDSFFYEIETHDFYQDLQDESFIEYFDTSDFPVSHPLFSIKNKKVLGKFKDECNGIPIKEFIGLRAKLYTFTTTKGITKKAKGIKKNVVKNKLNINHYRNCLLKASDDSKDLYVQMKLIRSKKHLVETVTVNKLALSSYDDKRVAVNNILTLPWGHVDIPLELKRLFNH; from the exons AtggacaataaatataaaagagttAGGTTGGAAGCAGTTCAGCGTATGGGAGAGTTTACTCTAATTGAAAATGCATTTGCATGTAATCTTTtaacgtattattataaaaatgataatgatgtaTGTTCGGATGTATGGTTAGCGTTGCAGAATGCTAGTgaacatattgttttaatattaacagaatcaTTAGCTCGTTATggttctgtaaaatttaatatattgatagaATTAACGTATAAAAAGCCAATGACAGGTGATATAAAAGATGTaggatttaaaactaataattttgacATATACAGTATAAATGATATAGATAATGCTATTCAGAACGCAACCGAACAGTTGCTTGAGGAGGAAGCTAGTTTTGAAGGAAAACAGAGTGGATGGACTCTTATTACTTTAGATGGAATATtagtaagagtaaataaatttcgtCCTTTAAGAGGTTCATGTTATATTCCATTACCAAGTAAATTTCAACAAAAGCATgcagttattaatattaagaatgaggatgaattttgttttaaatggtctATTCTTTGTCGTTTTGTAAAAGGTACTCATCGTGAAAGAGTAGATATGCGATATAAGACTCTTTTAGATAAATTCGAATTTCACGGTATAACTTTTCCCACACCATTAGGCgagataaaaatttttgaagaaaaaaataatgtttctgtaaATGTATATTCATTTGATGAGAAAGGAATAATATTTCCAGTAAAA GTAATTCCAGTTCGTGATCATTGCCATTTAACAGGTAAATATAGAGCTGCtctttgtaataaatgtaatttgcaAAGACGTAATCAAACATTTCTTCCTGTTTTTCTTCATAACAGCTCAAATTATGATTCGCATTTCATTGTTAAAGAATTAGGAtatgatgaaaaaagaataaatttaattccgAATACTACTGAgaagtatatttcatttacaaaaactatCG aTGAACTTCATCTTGTAACTCGAAAAGGAGTTTATCCTTATGAGTATACTAGCTCCTGGGAAGTTTTAGAAGATACTCAGTTACCAcctaaagagaaattttatagtTCGCTTACAGgagaaaatattgatgaaaatgattATATTCATGCTAAAACTGTTTGGAgtcatttcaatataaaaaatttaggtgAATATagtgatctttatttaaaatgcgATGTTCTTCTTTTAGctgatgtatttgaaaattttcgtttACTTTGTTTAAGAGAATATGGCTTAGATTGCGCATATTACTTTACACTTCCTGGTTTTTCATTTGATGCTATGCTTTATAAAACGCGAGTTTCACTTGAATTAATCAcagattatgatatttatttgtttttagaaaggGGTATTAGAGGGGGAATATCGGTTTGTGTTAAAAAGTATGCGAAGGCAAACAATCCTTACATACCTGaagaatatgataataaattaccaCACACATATTTAGCATATCTAGATGCCAATAACTTATACGGTTGGGCAATGAGCCAACATCTACCAAAACAAAGTTTTCGATGGGTTGAAAAAGAAATTCAACAATCAATAGCAGATAGTATATTATCGTTTAAAGATGATGgtataattggttttatttttgaagttgacGTAGAGTATCCTGAATTTCTTCATAATACACACAGTGATCTTCCATTTCTTCCGATAAATGAAGTTCCCCCTTTTTCATCTCACACAAAATTAGtaacaacattaaaaactaaaaataattatatttgtcattatgttaatttaaaacaagcTATTCGTAACGGACTTagagtaactaaagtacataaaatactgCAATTTATTCAATCTCCTTGGTTAAAaagctatataaatttaaatactataaatcgACAATCGGCaacaaatgattttgaaaaagacttatttaaattaatgaataatgcgGTATTTGGGAAGTGTATGGAAAACGTTAGGAAACGTATTAATTTAGAATTGGTTTCATCAGAAAAAAGGTTGATGAAACTTATCGCGAAACCAACatttaaagatagaataatatataatgaaaatctttGTGCAGTTCAgtgtactaaagaaaaaataaaattagataaacctCTGTATGTGGGTCTATCAGTGTTAGAACTTAGTAAGAcactaatgtataattttcattataatataatgaagaaaaaatatagatctaAGATTAATCTTCTTTATATGGATACCgatagctttttttatgaaatagagacTCATGATTTTTACCAAGATTTACAAGATGAAAGTTTTATTGAGTATTTTGATACGTCTGATTTTCCTGTTTCACAtcctcttttttcaattaaaaataaaaaagttttaggtaaatttaagGATGAATGTAACGGCATTCCTATAAAAGAATTTATCGGATTAAGagcaaaattatatacttttacaacTACAAAGGGGATTACGAAAAAagctaaaggaataaaaaagaatgtagtaaaaaacaaattaaatatcaacCATTACAGAAACTGTTTATTGAAAGCAAGTGACGATAGCAAAGACCTTTATGTTCAAATGAAACTGATTCGATCAAAAAAACACTTAGTTGAAACTGTGACAGTAAACAAATTAGCATTAAGCAGTTATGATGATAAACGTGTTGCAGTTAATAACATATTAACTTTACCTTGGGGGCATGTTGATATTCCTTTAGAacttaaacgtttatttaatcattaa